A genome region from Strigops habroptila isolate Jane chromosome 12, bStrHab1.2.pri, whole genome shotgun sequence includes the following:
- the CD164L2 gene encoding CD164 sialomucin-like 2 protein isoform X4, translating into MIWGYGEDNGGCTPGPPPPCPGLPGRSGAGRGGTGPPLPAPPLLAGAASLGRASARGSAPLSRSAAAATSRWARAEPRRAMASSLRCALLCALLWAQRPAPTRAGGCSELKLCETCTGSPTSHNSTGCIWVHCGTPEEPEKGSCAQRGVAARETCVLYNTSTQCRALKFPTEEPPRSHNKEPTTTHAPRTTSTSPPLTGSPEFHPPGFDTASFIGGIVLVLSVQAVVFFIIKFIKSKDSTYQTLI; encoded by the exons ATGATATGGGGATACGGGGAGGATAACGGGGGATGCACCCCCGGACCCCCCCCGCCGTGCCCGGGCCTcccggggcggagcggggctggACGAGGCGGGACGGGGCCGCCCCTTCCAGCGCCCCCCCTCCTCGCCGGGGCCGCCTCCCTCGGGCGCGCGTCTGCCCGCGGCTCCGCTCCGCTCTCCCGGAGCGCCGCAGCCGCCACCTCCCGCTGGGCCCGGGCTGAGCCGCGCCGGGCCATGGCCTCGTCGTTGCGCTGCGCGCTGCTGTGCGCGCTGCTATGGGCGCAGCGCCCAGCGCCCACCCGCGCAG GAGGGTGCAGTGAGCTGAAGCTCTGTGAGACGTGCACGGGCAGCCCCACCTCACACAACAGCACTGGCTGCATCTGGGTGCACTGTGGGACCCCCGAGGAGCCAG AGAAGGGGAGCTGCGCGCAGAGAGGGGTGGCAGCAAGGGAGACCTGTGTGCTCTACAACACCAGCACCCAGTGCCGAG cGCTGAAGTTCCCTACTGAAGAGCCTCCACGGTCCCATAACAAGGAGCCAACAACGACACATGCACCAA GGACCACCAGCACGAGCCCCCCGTTGACGGGCAGCCCTGAGTTCCACCCTCCTGGCTTCGACACAGCCAGCTTCATTGGTGGCATCGTGCTGGTGCTCAGTGTCCAGGCTGTGGTCTTCTTCATCATCAAGTTCATCAAGTCCAAGGACAGCACCTACCAAACACT GATCTGA
- the CD164L2 gene encoding CD164 sialomucin-like 2 protein isoform X7, producing the protein MIWGYGEDNGGCTPGPPPPCPGLPGRSGAGRGGTGPPLPAPPLLAGAASLGRASARGSAPLSRSAAAATSRWARAEPRRAMASSLRCALLCALLWAQRPAPTRAGGCSELKLCETCTGSPTSHNSTGCIWVHCGTPEEPAALKFPTEEPPRSHNKEPTTTHAPRTTSTSPPLTGSPEFHPPGFDTASFIGGIVLVLSVQAVVFFIIKFIKSKDSTYQTLI; encoded by the exons ATGATATGGGGATACGGGGAGGATAACGGGGGATGCACCCCCGGACCCCCCCCGCCGTGCCCGGGCCTcccggggcggagcggggctggACGAGGCGGGACGGGGCCGCCCCTTCCAGCGCCCCCCCTCCTCGCCGGGGCCGCCTCCCTCGGGCGCGCGTCTGCCCGCGGCTCCGCTCCGCTCTCCCGGAGCGCCGCAGCCGCCACCTCCCGCTGGGCCCGGGCTGAGCCGCGCCGGGCCATGGCCTCGTCGTTGCGCTGCGCGCTGCTGTGCGCGCTGCTATGGGCGCAGCGCCCAGCGCCCACCCGCGCAG GAGGGTGCAGTGAGCTGAAGCTCTGTGAGACGTGCACGGGCAGCCCCACCTCACACAACAGCACTGGCTGCATCTGGGTGCACTGTGGGACCCCCGAGGAGCCAG cagcGCTGAAGTTCCCTACTGAAGAGCCTCCACGGTCCCATAACAAGGAGCCAACAACGACACATGCACCAA GGACCACCAGCACGAGCCCCCCGTTGACGGGCAGCCCTGAGTTCCACCCTCCTGGCTTCGACACAGCCAGCTTCATTGGTGGCATCGTGCTGGTGCTCAGTGTCCAGGCTGTGGTCTTCTTCATCATCAAGTTCATCAAGTCCAAGGACAGCACCTACCAAACACT GATCTGA
- the CD164L2 gene encoding CD164 sialomucin-like 2 protein isoform X3 — translation MIWGYGEDNGGCTPGPPPPCPGLPGRSGAGRGGTGPPLPAPPLLAGAASLGRASARGSAPLSRSAAAATSRWARAEPRRAMASSLRCALLCALLWAQRPAPTRAGGCSELKLCETCTGSPTSHNSTGCIWVHCGTPEEPEKGSCAQRGVAARETCVLYNTSTQCRAALKFPTEEPPRSHNKEPTTTHAPRTTSTSPPLTGSPEFHPPGFDTASFIGGIVLVLSVQAVVFFIIKFIKSKDSTYQTLI, via the exons ATGATATGGGGATACGGGGAGGATAACGGGGGATGCACCCCCGGACCCCCCCCGCCGTGCCCGGGCCTcccggggcggagcggggctggACGAGGCGGGACGGGGCCGCCCCTTCCAGCGCCCCCCCTCCTCGCCGGGGCCGCCTCCCTCGGGCGCGCGTCTGCCCGCGGCTCCGCTCCGCTCTCCCGGAGCGCCGCAGCCGCCACCTCCCGCTGGGCCCGGGCTGAGCCGCGCCGGGCCATGGCCTCGTCGTTGCGCTGCGCGCTGCTGTGCGCGCTGCTATGGGCGCAGCGCCCAGCGCCCACCCGCGCAG GAGGGTGCAGTGAGCTGAAGCTCTGTGAGACGTGCACGGGCAGCCCCACCTCACACAACAGCACTGGCTGCATCTGGGTGCACTGTGGGACCCCCGAGGAGCCAG AGAAGGGGAGCTGCGCGCAGAGAGGGGTGGCAGCAAGGGAGACCTGTGTGCTCTACAACACCAGCACCCAGTGCCGAG cagcGCTGAAGTTCCCTACTGAAGAGCCTCCACGGTCCCATAACAAGGAGCCAACAACGACACATGCACCAA GGACCACCAGCACGAGCCCCCCGTTGACGGGCAGCCCTGAGTTCCACCCTCCTGGCTTCGACACAGCCAGCTTCATTGGTGGCATCGTGCTGGTGCTCAGTGTCCAGGCTGTGGTCTTCTTCATCATCAAGTTCATCAAGTCCAAGGACAGCACCTACCAAACACT GATCTGA
- the CD164L2 gene encoding CD164 sialomucin-like 2 protein isoform X8 produces MIWGYGEDNGGCTPGPPPPCPGLPGRSGAGRGGTGPPLPAPPLLAGAASLGRASARGSAPLSRSAAAATSRWARAEPRRAMASSLRCALLCALLWAQRPAPTRAGGCSELKLCETCTGSPTSHNSTGCIWVHCGTPEEPALKFPTEEPPRSHNKEPTTTHAPRTTSTSPPLTGSPEFHPPGFDTASFIGGIVLVLSVQAVVFFIIKFIKSKDSTYQTLI; encoded by the exons ATGATATGGGGATACGGGGAGGATAACGGGGGATGCACCCCCGGACCCCCCCCGCCGTGCCCGGGCCTcccggggcggagcggggctggACGAGGCGGGACGGGGCCGCCCCTTCCAGCGCCCCCCCTCCTCGCCGGGGCCGCCTCCCTCGGGCGCGCGTCTGCCCGCGGCTCCGCTCCGCTCTCCCGGAGCGCCGCAGCCGCCACCTCCCGCTGGGCCCGGGCTGAGCCGCGCCGGGCCATGGCCTCGTCGTTGCGCTGCGCGCTGCTGTGCGCGCTGCTATGGGCGCAGCGCCCAGCGCCCACCCGCGCAG GAGGGTGCAGTGAGCTGAAGCTCTGTGAGACGTGCACGGGCAGCCCCACCTCACACAACAGCACTGGCTGCATCTGGGTGCACTGTGGGACCCCCGAGGAGCCAG cGCTGAAGTTCCCTACTGAAGAGCCTCCACGGTCCCATAACAAGGAGCCAACAACGACACATGCACCAA GGACCACCAGCACGAGCCCCCCGTTGACGGGCAGCCCTGAGTTCCACCCTCCTGGCTTCGACACAGCCAGCTTCATTGGTGGCATCGTGCTGGTGCTCAGTGTCCAGGCTGTGGTCTTCTTCATCATCAAGTTCATCAAGTCCAAGGACAGCACCTACCAAACACT GATCTGA
- the CD164L2 gene encoding CD164 sialomucin-like 2 protein isoform X6 has protein sequence MIWGYGEDNGGCTPGPPPPCPGLPGRSGAGRGGTGPPLPAPPLLAGAASLGRASARGSAPLSRSAAAATSRWARAEPRRAMASSLRCALLCALLWAQRPAPTRAGGCSELKLCETCTGSPTSHNSTGCIWVHCGTPEEPALKFPTEEPPRSHNKEPTTTHAPRTTSTSPPLTGSPEFHPPGFDTASFIGGIVLVLSVQAVVFFIIKFIKSKDSTYQTLEDNQ, from the exons ATGATATGGGGATACGGGGAGGATAACGGGGGATGCACCCCCGGACCCCCCCCGCCGTGCCCGGGCCTcccggggcggagcggggctggACGAGGCGGGACGGGGCCGCCCCTTCCAGCGCCCCCCCTCCTCGCCGGGGCCGCCTCCCTCGGGCGCGCGTCTGCCCGCGGCTCCGCTCCGCTCTCCCGGAGCGCCGCAGCCGCCACCTCCCGCTGGGCCCGGGCTGAGCCGCGCCGGGCCATGGCCTCGTCGTTGCGCTGCGCGCTGCTGTGCGCGCTGCTATGGGCGCAGCGCCCAGCGCCCACCCGCGCAG GAGGGTGCAGTGAGCTGAAGCTCTGTGAGACGTGCACGGGCAGCCCCACCTCACACAACAGCACTGGCTGCATCTGGGTGCACTGTGGGACCCCCGAGGAGCCAG cGCTGAAGTTCCCTACTGAAGAGCCTCCACGGTCCCATAACAAGGAGCCAACAACGACACATGCACCAA GGACCACCAGCACGAGCCCCCCGTTGACGGGCAGCCCTGAGTTCCACCCTCCTGGCTTCGACACAGCCAGCTTCATTGGTGGCATCGTGCTGGTGCTCAGTGTCCAGGCTGTGGTCTTCTTCATCATCAAGTTCATCAAGTCCAAGGACAGCACCTACCAAACACT AGAGGACAACCAGTAG
- the CD164L2 gene encoding CD164 sialomucin-like 2 protein isoform X5, producing MIWGYGEDNGGCTPGPPPPCPGLPGRSGAGRGGTGPPLPAPPLLAGAASLGRASARGSAPLSRSAAAATSRWARAEPRRAMASSLRCALLCALLWAQRPAPTRAGGCSELKLCETCTGSPTSHNSTGCIWVHCGTPEEPAALKFPTEEPPRSHNKEPTTTHAPRTTSTSPPLTGSPEFHPPGFDTASFIGGIVLVLSVQAVVFFIIKFIKSKDSTYQTLEDNQ from the exons ATGATATGGGGATACGGGGAGGATAACGGGGGATGCACCCCCGGACCCCCCCCGCCGTGCCCGGGCCTcccggggcggagcggggctggACGAGGCGGGACGGGGCCGCCCCTTCCAGCGCCCCCCCTCCTCGCCGGGGCCGCCTCCCTCGGGCGCGCGTCTGCCCGCGGCTCCGCTCCGCTCTCCCGGAGCGCCGCAGCCGCCACCTCCCGCTGGGCCCGGGCTGAGCCGCGCCGGGCCATGGCCTCGTCGTTGCGCTGCGCGCTGCTGTGCGCGCTGCTATGGGCGCAGCGCCCAGCGCCCACCCGCGCAG GAGGGTGCAGTGAGCTGAAGCTCTGTGAGACGTGCACGGGCAGCCCCACCTCACACAACAGCACTGGCTGCATCTGGGTGCACTGTGGGACCCCCGAGGAGCCAG cagcGCTGAAGTTCCCTACTGAAGAGCCTCCACGGTCCCATAACAAGGAGCCAACAACGACACATGCACCAA GGACCACCAGCACGAGCCCCCCGTTGACGGGCAGCCCTGAGTTCCACCCTCCTGGCTTCGACACAGCCAGCTTCATTGGTGGCATCGTGCTGGTGCTCAGTGTCCAGGCTGTGGTCTTCTTCATCATCAAGTTCATCAAGTCCAAGGACAGCACCTACCAAACACT AGAGGACAACCAGTAG
- the CD164L2 gene encoding CD164 sialomucin-like 2 protein isoform X2, whose amino-acid sequence MIWGYGEDNGGCTPGPPPPCPGLPGRSGAGRGGTGPPLPAPPLLAGAASLGRASARGSAPLSRSAAAATSRWARAEPRRAMASSLRCALLCALLWAQRPAPTRAGGCSELKLCETCTGSPTSHNSTGCIWVHCGTPEEPEKGSCAQRGVAARETCVLYNTSTQCRALKFPTEEPPRSHNKEPTTTHAPRTTSTSPPLTGSPEFHPPGFDTASFIGGIVLVLSVQAVVFFIIKFIKSKDSTYQTLEDNQ is encoded by the exons ATGATATGGGGATACGGGGAGGATAACGGGGGATGCACCCCCGGACCCCCCCCGCCGTGCCCGGGCCTcccggggcggagcggggctggACGAGGCGGGACGGGGCCGCCCCTTCCAGCGCCCCCCCTCCTCGCCGGGGCCGCCTCCCTCGGGCGCGCGTCTGCCCGCGGCTCCGCTCCGCTCTCCCGGAGCGCCGCAGCCGCCACCTCCCGCTGGGCCCGGGCTGAGCCGCGCCGGGCCATGGCCTCGTCGTTGCGCTGCGCGCTGCTGTGCGCGCTGCTATGGGCGCAGCGCCCAGCGCCCACCCGCGCAG GAGGGTGCAGTGAGCTGAAGCTCTGTGAGACGTGCACGGGCAGCCCCACCTCACACAACAGCACTGGCTGCATCTGGGTGCACTGTGGGACCCCCGAGGAGCCAG AGAAGGGGAGCTGCGCGCAGAGAGGGGTGGCAGCAAGGGAGACCTGTGTGCTCTACAACACCAGCACCCAGTGCCGAG cGCTGAAGTTCCCTACTGAAGAGCCTCCACGGTCCCATAACAAGGAGCCAACAACGACACATGCACCAA GGACCACCAGCACGAGCCCCCCGTTGACGGGCAGCCCTGAGTTCCACCCTCCTGGCTTCGACACAGCCAGCTTCATTGGTGGCATCGTGCTGGTGCTCAGTGTCCAGGCTGTGGTCTTCTTCATCATCAAGTTCATCAAGTCCAAGGACAGCACCTACCAAACACT AGAGGACAACCAGTAG
- the CD164L2 gene encoding CD164 sialomucin-like 2 protein isoform X1 yields MIWGYGEDNGGCTPGPPPPCPGLPGRSGAGRGGTGPPLPAPPLLAGAASLGRASARGSAPLSRSAAAATSRWARAEPRRAMASSLRCALLCALLWAQRPAPTRAGGCSELKLCETCTGSPTSHNSTGCIWVHCGTPEEPEKGSCAQRGVAARETCVLYNTSTQCRAALKFPTEEPPRSHNKEPTTTHAPRTTSTSPPLTGSPEFHPPGFDTASFIGGIVLVLSVQAVVFFIIKFIKSKDSTYQTLEDNQ; encoded by the exons ATGATATGGGGATACGGGGAGGATAACGGGGGATGCACCCCCGGACCCCCCCCGCCGTGCCCGGGCCTcccggggcggagcggggctggACGAGGCGGGACGGGGCCGCCCCTTCCAGCGCCCCCCCTCCTCGCCGGGGCCGCCTCCCTCGGGCGCGCGTCTGCCCGCGGCTCCGCTCCGCTCTCCCGGAGCGCCGCAGCCGCCACCTCCCGCTGGGCCCGGGCTGAGCCGCGCCGGGCCATGGCCTCGTCGTTGCGCTGCGCGCTGCTGTGCGCGCTGCTATGGGCGCAGCGCCCAGCGCCCACCCGCGCAG GAGGGTGCAGTGAGCTGAAGCTCTGTGAGACGTGCACGGGCAGCCCCACCTCACACAACAGCACTGGCTGCATCTGGGTGCACTGTGGGACCCCCGAGGAGCCAG AGAAGGGGAGCTGCGCGCAGAGAGGGGTGGCAGCAAGGGAGACCTGTGTGCTCTACAACACCAGCACCCAGTGCCGAG cagcGCTGAAGTTCCCTACTGAAGAGCCTCCACGGTCCCATAACAAGGAGCCAACAACGACACATGCACCAA GGACCACCAGCACGAGCCCCCCGTTGACGGGCAGCCCTGAGTTCCACCCTCCTGGCTTCGACACAGCCAGCTTCATTGGTGGCATCGTGCTGGTGCTCAGTGTCCAGGCTGTGGTCTTCTTCATCATCAAGTTCATCAAGTCCAAGGACAGCACCTACCAAACACT AGAGGACAACCAGTAG
- the GPR3 gene encoding G-protein coupled receptor 3 — MMGEEPPNSSRGHRGWFTARNGSGSSLDLESVVQPLALNPWDVVLCISGTIISCENAVVVVVIFYTPAFRAPMFLLIGSLATADLLAGLGLILHFAFVYFIPSEVISLLTMGLLVTSFIASVSSLLTITIDRYLSLYNALTYYSETTVTRTYIMLILTWGTSICYGLLPIMGWNCLKEPSTCSIVKPLTKNHLIILSVSFFMVFAVMLQLYVQICKIVCHHAHQIAVQRHFLATSHYVTTRKGIATLAIILGTFASCWLPFAIYCLLGDYSYPALYTYATLLPATYNSMINPVIYAFRNREIQRVLWTVCCGCFSSTMPFRSCFPSDV; from the coding sequence ATGATGGGGGAAGAGCCCCCCAACTCCAGCAGGGGCCATCGAGGCTGGTTCACGGCCAGGAACGGCAGCGGCAGCTCCTTGGACTTGGAGTCTGTGGTGCAACCCCTTGCCTTGAACCCGTGGGATGTTGTCCTCTGCATCTCCGGGACCATCATCTCCTGTGAGAACGCcgttgtggtggtggtgatctTCTACACCCCGGCTTTCCGGGCTCCTATGTTCCTCCTCATTGGCAGCTTGGCCACAGCTGACCTTCTGGCTGGTTTGGGCTTGATcctgcattttgcatttgtctACTTCATCCCATCGGAGGTGATCAGCCTGCTCACCATGGGGCTCCTGGTCACCTCCTTCATAGCCAGCGTCAGCAGCTTGCTGACCATCACCATCGACCGCTACCTGTCCCTCTACAATGCCTTGACCTACTACTCAGAGACGACAGTCACCAGGACTTACATCATGTTGATCCTCACCTGGGGAACCTCCATTTGCTACGGGCTCCTGCCCATCATGGGCTGGAACTGCCTGAAGGAGCCCTCCACCTGCAGCATCGTCAAGCCCTTGACGAAGAACCACCTCATCATCCTCTCAGTCTCCTTCTTCATGGTGTTTGCGGTGATGCTGCAGCTCTACGTGCAGATCTGTAAGATCGTCTGCCACCATGCCCACCAGATCGCCGTCCAGAGGCACTTCCTGGCCACTTCCCACTATGTCACCACCCGAAAGGGCATCGCCACCTTGGCCATCATCCTGGGCACCTTCGCCTCATGCTGGCTGCCCTTTGCCATCTACTGTCTGCTGGGGGATTACAGCTACCCGGCCCTCTACACCTATGCcaccctcctccctgccacctACAACTCCATGATCAACCCCGTCATTTACGCCTTCAGGAACCGGGAGATCCAGAGAGTGCTGTGGACCGTGTGCTGCGGGTGCTTCTCCTCCACCATGCCTTTCCGATCCTGCTTCCCCAGCGACGTCTGA